The DNA window CTCTGGTTTGGtccacaaagaaaacacacGTATACCTTTTGCCAGCAACAGTGCAGAGCTGAACAGCAGGCTGTGACATGCAGGGAGACAAATATTTCCTTCACAACGTTCTAgctaaaaaaaatgtgcatctCTTCATGGACTGCAGGCCCCAGTGCTGAAGTAAGCTTCATTCCTGTTCATTCTGATTCACCCTGCATTGCAATAAAGCTGGAGTTGAAACTGAAATCTTATGTCTTCCTACCTATCTTGTTACAAAACATCATGCCACAACATATCATTAATTCCAAGTGTATTACAAAAGCTTGTCAAGTCTTCTGTCTGTCTCAGGGGCAGTTGTTCTTAGTGGCCAAGAGTGCTGGAAGGAGCATGTGAGCGCTCAGAGAGGATGCAGAAGTGCTGCCTGATTGCTCAGTGAGAAAGGATTGTGCTGACAGAAAGAACATCTATCTTGTTCGTAATGCCCTTTTTGGAAGCTGGGGTCACCATCTTTAGAAGTCTTGAGGAAAGTGTTTAACACAGTCAGGGGTAAGTAAGATGGGCAGGGGAGTGGAACTCAGTTCAAGCCCTTGATGTAGTTGTCTCCACATATGCACTTGATGCCATTAAAGACATTCTTTTATACCCAAGCCTTTAGAACAAGCCTGTAGGTTTGGTCAAGGACCAACAAGACCTGCATGCCATTTTGAAGTGGCAGCTTGAAGGCCATGCAGGATACCTTTGAGCATCTGATGTGGCAGCAAGCTCCTACATTTTGGTATTTGTATCTTAATGGAATTTAGGTGCTTAGCTGACATGGGGACATCTAAGCCTGGATCTCTTCAGGGTCTGTGGCCAACATCCCGGAGTCTGTTCACATCTTATACTGATACCTCGCGTGTTCCACAGGATTGGCACGTATGAAGCAGAACCAAATGGATTCCTGTGTCTTTCTAAAGCATCAGGCGGAGGACATACAAGTCTCTTATATGATGCCTATAGATGCCTTTTCTTAGGCAACCAAATCACATGCGTGCTCTTATAGCGAGCATTGTTTTAAATGCCTCACTCTCAGATGCTTAATGCTATTGCATGGATCTGAATTGTGAAGCTGGAAAGGATGAAATCTTTCTGAAATCTGTGGATTGCAAATGCATGGCCAGCTGGGTCAAGGTGTCATCTCCAGAAATCATGCCTGTAGCCAGGAATTTGCCCTCCATTCCCTGCACCTAGCCCATTATGCAGACAGTTCAGAGTACCCCTTTATTCTGTCCTCAGTAATCCAAAAGGCACACAGAGCACATCTAGTGTCCAAGAATGTCATATGCTTTTCATCTAACTCATCATGGAACTGCAGTCCAGCCTAAGACTGAAGGTGCTGAATGTCTGTGTAAAGAATCACAGCACCGAAAAATGAAGTACTTTACAAACCACTGCACTCCACCCTAAAATTGGGATTTAATGACTAAATATAAGGAGATCTCTACTGCTATTAGAAATGTCCATACTCCACAGGCATTAATTATGACAAAGGACCTGCAGCAGTCCTGTTCTGGATCCACAGGCAAAGTCTGGGTAGGATACTTGAGGACATTTAACATGTCTGTAGTAGTCTGTGTAAATGCACATCAATTGTTTCATCATTGACTATAGTGTGAATCTGGAAAAGCAGCTAGACACATAAATAAATTGAAGTATAGAAATCTAGGCAAGATAAGACACACTGTCAAATCTAGTAGAGGCTTCACCTCTACTAGACACAGCTCTACTAGAGGCTTCACCTCTACTAGACACCTCTACTAGCTCACATCCATTTTTCAGTTTACATTTAAATCTAGGTTCATTAGTAAGGTTCCCCTTACACttaatggaaagaaacataTCCCTCCGGAGGGCTGACTCAAGTCAAATGTTGACGATCTCTTTCTCAGGCTATGCCCATGCAAAATGTGACACATGCTAGCTCTCTTCAGCTATACAGAAAGTCTGAATGGTAGGAGAGCCATTCAGCTGCCTAAACATAGCCACCAAGTAATAATTTCATATTGTAGATTATCCAGGACATCAGCATGGGACTGTCATCTATGCCTCAAGTCCTGCAAGAGACACACATATTTCTGTATTGGAAGCCAGGGAACAGATGGCGTACCATAGGACATCTAAAAATGATGGAAGAATCATCAAGTCTTGAGTATCTCCCCTGATTTACATCTATGCAATTAACTCCTAAATGTGTTAAACTACATGAGATAATCAGTAGTTTTTCAATCTCTTGCAATACGGTGTCCTTTTGACCTCTTTCCTTATAAGTATGAGAGGTGGAGTAACCATGTTCTGAGTCTTGTTCGTGTTTTAGTCACTTTCCTCCACGAAAGAGTTTTCTCcctaatgtttttttcagggcAGATTTCATCTCCTGGTTCCTAAGTGTGTAGACCAAGGGATTCAGAGCTGGGGTGACAGAACTGTACATGAGAGACACTTGCACATCCTTTTTAGGGAAGCCTCCTGAGGAGGGCGGTGTATAATTGAAGAGCACTGGTATGTAGAATAGTGCCACAATAGTGAGGTGGGAAGCACAGGTAGAGAAGGGCTTCCATCTTCCTTCCTGGGACTGGACTTTCTGGAAGACGAAGGAGATGATGTAGAGGTAGGAGAGGACTATGAGAGTGAAGGGGCCTAGAACAATAGATGTGGTGACAACATTGAGAAGGGTCATATTGAGGCTGGTACTACTGCAAGCCAAATTCAACAGTGGCTTGATGTCACAGAAGAAGTGATGAATGTGGTTGTGGCCACAGAAACGCAGTTGAGAGGTCATGACTGAGTGCATCACGGCATGTACAAAGCCAATGGACCAGCTggccacagccagcagcagacaAGTCCGTGGGCTCATGACAAGGGTGTAGTGCAAAGGATTGCAAATGGCCACATAGCGGTCGTAGGCCATAGTGGCCAGGAGCACAGCCTCCGTACTGCCCAGGAAGTGGAAGAAGTGGAGCTGGGCCAAGCAGCCACGAAAAGAGATGGGCTGATGCCCAAAGAGAAGGCCAGTCAACATCTT is part of the Nyctibius grandis isolate bNycGra1 chromosome 11, bNycGra1.pri, whole genome shotgun sequence genome and encodes:
- the LOC137668814 gene encoding olfactory receptor 12D1-like: MLNQTEVSEFILLGLTDVQGLQRFFFISFLLLYLTSLLGNGAIVTMVISEPQLHTPMYFFLGNLSCLDIFYSTVTVPKMLTGLLFGHQPISFRGCLAQLHFFHFLGSTEAVLLATMAYDRYVAICNPLHYTLVMSPRTCLLLAVASWSIGFVHAVMHSVMTSQLRFCGHNHIHHFFCDIKPLLNLACSSTSLNMTLLNVVTTSIVLGPFTLIVLSYLYIISFVFQKVQSQEGRWKPFSTCASHLTIVALFYIPVLFNYTPPSSGGFPKKDVQVSLMYSSVTPALNPLVYTLRNQEMKSALKKTLGRKLFRGGK